One stretch of Malus domestica chromosome 14, GDT2T_hap1 DNA includes these proteins:
- the LOC103419304 gene encoding E3 ubiquitin-protein ligase RGLG1-like: MGGCISTMRGRAKSSQSRPSSKSGYPQAHLPASEETQSYYNSLIEVTQALEHAGLESSNLIVGIDFTKSNEWTGGRSFNTRSLHHIGDCGPNPYEQAISTIGKILAGFDEDNLIPCFGFGDATTHDEDVFSFYPDDRLCNGFEEVLTTYRKIVPFLQLAGPTSFAPIIQMAMSIVEKSGGQFHVLLIITSGQLGVQKQKTIDAIVEARKFPLSIILVGVGDGPWDIMKILGDSTRSRAFDNLHFVNFMDIVTKNVPPSQKKAEFTQATLMKIPSQYNATRNLSMSGGQTFKGAPPAVNSTNENEDCTLCVGNSVNMVLYCGHQICSKCKPKIYHCPWCRIPVGTEDHKLILGI; encoded by the exons ATGGGTGGATGCATTTCAACAATGCGGGGGAGGGCGAAGTCGTCTCAATCAAGGCCTTCTTCAAAGAGTGGATATCCTCAAGCCCATTTGCCAGCTTCTGAAGAAACTCAGAGCTATTACAATTCCCTGATTGAG GTGACTCAGGCTCTTGAACATGCTGGTCTCGAGTCTTCCAATCTTATTGTGGGTATAGATTTCACAAAGAGCAATGAGTGGACAG GTGGAAGGTCATTTAACACAAGAAGCTTGCACCACATTGGGGATTGTGGTCCAAATCCCTATGAACAGGCGATATCCACTATTGGAAAAATCTTGGCTGGTTTCGATGAGGATAACTTAATTCCATGTTTTGGCTTTGGAGATG CGACAACCCATGATGAAGATGTCTTCAGTTTTTATCCGGATGACAGACTTTGCAATGGATTTGAGGAAGTATTGACAACCTACAGGAAAATTGTTCCTTTTCTACAACTTGCAG GTCCAACTTCATTTGCACCTATAATTCAAATGGCCATGTCTATCGTTGAGAAGAGTGGTGGCCAATTCCATGTCCTGTTGATAATTACGAGCGGTCAG CTTGGTGTGCAGAAGCAGAAGACAATTGATGCCATTGTTGAAGCAAG GAAGTTCCCTTTATCAATTATATTAGTTGGTGTTGGTGATGGACCCTGGGACATCATGAAGATACTTGGTGACTCTACTCGTAGTCGGGCATTTGATAATCTCCAT TTTGTGAATTTTATGGACATTGTGACAAAGAATGTGCCACCTTCACAAAAGAAGGCCGAATTTACACAAGCAACTCTGATGAAAATTCCTTCTCAGTATAACGCAACAAGAAACTTATCTATGTCAGG TGGTCAGACTTTTAAGGGGGCTCCACCTGCTGTAAATTCTACCAATGAGAATGAG GATTGTACACTGTGCGTTGGTAATTCAGTGAACATGGTCTTGTATTGCGGGCATCAG ATATGTAGCAAATGCAAACCAAAGATTTATCATTGTCCATGGTGTCGGATTCCTGTGGGCACCGAAGATCACAAATTGATTTTAGGGATCTGA
- the LOC103414888 gene encoding UPF0481 protein At3g47200-like, translating to MTGDIETGPSEPSPAATARGHRGEEIIPEGSNSEGHPENEKEEIPRTRDGNSVSIYKVPASLAEISRKATDPEMVFVGPWHCDKRSQSEFESTKHLYLAALLDRTKRNKKDYLEAMRAIDESTRSCYSKDHRCEFFSELKGDEFVEMMVLDGCFIIELFHRMNTEDPMEKNDPILSRPWLIPIVTRDLLKLENQIPFSVLQKLHFVSTNQLQEKAKGYSLVLLALNLFNNLLHRPIDVLKKSQPSEDPKHLLDLVYSSFCPQKQSTNPNDPSTNKTKKQKNPNDPSPKYRPSSESIQCTVQLRSSGINFKPQRADSFLNINFQGSICKVLQIPPIAINDFTTTLFINCMAWEQCYQNNPTWFTTYIAFMSNLITSPRDVTLLCSDGIITSGFLYNDHNVAELFKKLGEKAVFNIRECYLSKQFRDVEAYYSSHWATFIRTYFSKPWSFISVLYAIVLLFLTGGQTAMSILSYINDRSKNCTNACG from the coding sequence ATGACTGGCGATATTGAAACCGGACCTTCCGAGCCTAGCCCAGCAGCTACTGCGCGAGGGCACCGAGGGGAAGAAATAATTCCCGAGGGTAGCAATTCAGAAGGGCACCCGGagaatgaaaaagaagaaattccAAGAACAAGGGATGGGAACTCGGTGTCCATATACAAAGTTCCTGCCAGCCTCGCTGAAATCAGTCGGAAAGCCACTGATCCTGAAATGGTCTTCGTTGGGCCATGGCACTGCGACAAGAGAAGCCAATCGGAATTTGAGAGCACCAAGCATTTGTATCTAGCTGCCTTACTTGATCGAACAAAGCGTAACAAAAAAGACTACTTGGAAGCCATGAGAGCTATCGATGAAAGCACAAGAAGTTGCTACTCCAAAGATCATCGTTGTGAGTTCTTCTCCGAGTTGAAGGGAGATGAATTTGTTGAAATGATGGTGCTTGATGGGTGCTTTATCATTGAGCTTTTTCATCGTATGAATACGGAAGATCCCATGGAGAAAAACGATCCCATCTTAAGCAGGCCATGGTTGATTCCAATTGTCACTAGGGACCTCCTCAAGCTTGAAAATCAAATCCCTTTCTCCGTCCTCCAAAAATTACACTTTGTCTCCACGAATCAACTTCAAGAGAAAGCAAAGGGCTATTCTCTAGTCCTTCTTGCGCTGAATTTGTTCAATAATTTGTTGCATCGACCTATTGACGTGCTTAAAAAGTCACAACCGTCAGAGGACCCCAAGCACTTACTTGACTTGGTTTACTCGAGCTTCTGTCCCCAAAAACAAAGTACAAATCCAAATGATCCATCGACCaataaaaccaaaaaacaaaaaaatccaaatgacCCTTCTCCAAAGTACCGTCCATCCTCCGAGTCAATCCAGTGTACCGTACAACTAAGATCCTCCGGGATCAACTTCAAGCCACAAAGAGCGGACAGCTTCTTGAACATCAATTTCCAAGGTAGCATATGTAAGGTACTACAAATCCCACCTATAGCAATTAACGACTTCACCACTACCCTCTTCATCAACTGCATGGCCTGGGAACAATGCTACCAAAACAATCCTACGTGGTTCACCACCTATATTGCTTTCATGAGCAACCTCATCACTTCACCTAGAGACGTCACACTCCTGTGTTCTGATGGGATCATCACTAGTGGCTTCTTATACAACGACCACAACGTAGCGGAGCTGTTCAAAAAGTTGGGGGAAAAGGCTGTCTTCAACATAAGGGAATGCTACCTCTCCAAGCAATTCAGAGATGTGGAGGCATATTACAGCAGCCATTGGGCTACTTTCATCCGAACTTATTTTAGCAAGCCATGGTCCTTCATCTCAGTTCTCTACGCCATCGTCCTTCTTTTTTTAACTGGGGGCCAAACTGCCATGTCTATCTTGAGCTACATAAACGACCGTAGTAAGAATTGCACGAATGCATGTGGGTAA
- the LOC103414881 gene encoding putative F-box/LRR-repeat protein At3g59170 isoform X2, with protein MAVRCNVEVLDLELGIPETTELELPSCIFLCGSLRSLSVHCNKILTVPSSVHSTNLQYLKLTNVTIDEGFCKWISCSCKSIKELHLEHVRVENITIECSSLESFSFVFSSHSDLCHLSISCEKLEAMRINWRFDSPSSRSFKVFAPNLKYLKWTGSLLNNQNLGNFMCLETAEIFLNHEADNNDFGNVLELLCSIRRVKVLLLSGETAKVLLREGSMPALFDDISYLGVHMESLVDDMVPTMVSLLRGMPNLKTLYVKCDPSFLIQKPKACGFNREFWKSQNLAFIDHLKEATIELSSGNNGMELVRYMLEDAKNLKEMVILHSPEHSTLFQVVNESKRKSAARVVFQEYKANEKRELGRFNIYVKK; from the exons ATGGCAGTAAGGTGCAATGTTGAAGTGCTTGATCTTGAGTTGGGGATACCTGAGACGACTGAACTAGAGTTACCATCTTGCATCTTTCTTTGTGGATCTTTGAGGTCTTTATCGGTGCACTGCAATAAAATTCTTACAGTGCCCTCCTCGGTTCACTCCACCAATCTCCAATACTTAAAGTTGACAAATGTTACAATAGATGAGGGGTTTTGCAAATGGATCTCGTGTTCTTGCAAATCGATTAAGGAATTACACCTTGAACATGTCCGAGTAGAAAATATCACCATTGAATGCTCGTCCTTGGAATCATTTAGTTTTGTGTTTTCCTCTCACAGTGACCTCTGTCATCTTAGTATCTCATGTGAGAAACTCGAAGCTATGCGTATAAACTGGAGATTTGATTCGCCTAGCAGCAGATCCTTCAAAGTTTTTGCCCCAAATCTTAAGTATTTGAAATGGACTGGGAGTTTGTTGAATAACCAAAATCTTGGGAATTTTATGTGCTTAGAAACGGCTGAAATTTTTCTGAACCATGAGGCAGATAACAATGACTTTGGCAATGTACTTGAGCTTCTTTGCAGTATCCGCAGGGTTAAAGTCCTTCTTCTAAGCGGAGAGACAGCCAAG GTTCTGTTGAGGGAAGGTTCTATGCCTGCACTGTTTGATGATATATCTTACCTGGGTGTGCATATGGAGAGCTTGGTTGATGACATGGTCCCAACAATGGTCTCTCTTCTGAGAGGAATGCCCAATTTGAAAACTTTGTATGTAAAGTGTGACCCATCCTTTCTCATCCAGAAACCTAAA GCATGTGGATTTAATAGGGAATTCTGGAAATCTCAAAACTTGGCTTTTATCGATCATCTTAAGGAGGCAACAATAGAGCTTTCTAGCGGGAACAATGGAATGGAGTTAGTGAGGTATATGCTCGAGGATGCTAAGAATTTGAAGGAAATGGTCATACTTCATTCGCCCGAGCATTCGACTCTTTTTCAGGTGGTAAATGAAAGTAAGCGGAAATCTGCTGCCAGAGTTGTCTTTCAGGAATACAAAGCAAATGAAAAGAGGGAATTAGGCAGGTTTAATATTTATGTAAAGAAATAA